One window of the Litorilinea aerophila genome contains the following:
- a CDS encoding site-2 protease family protein, which produces MRRPTDQLFRFVQVPAIDPHFVAETVRTLIGADMEIVSIEHPRVPQQHGLVVFRGYLRRPSHEVFPRWLEELRKQGFTPLLRHAQDEGSGEVALHILPGVPPQAHPRPWINVALFVATLISTLFVGSLYGDTGVQADTIWELFLPRNLLLGWPFALTLLGILTAHEFGHYFAARYHKVAVTLPYFIPMPFGFGTLGAFIQLKEPVPDRRKLFDIAVAGPLAGLVLAVPLLFIGLATSPVEVPPPSPFAVVEGNSLLYYYAKLVVFGKVLPNPITGEDVLMNQVTFAAWIGLLVTALNLLPVGQLDGGHTVYALFGRSARYINLATTGVMALLAIAGLEPLQQLYPPLRSIGFTGWFFWLILIFALIGPFHPPALDDVTRLDPNRRLVGYLVIFIFIITFVPVPLRTML; this is translated from the coding sequence ATGCGAAGACCAACCGACCAGTTGTTCCGTTTTGTTCAGGTACCGGCCATCGATCCCCACTTCGTTGCCGAAACGGTGCGAACACTGATCGGGGCCGATATGGAAATCGTATCCATTGAACACCCCCGCGTTCCCCAGCAGCACGGCCTGGTCGTCTTCCGGGGATATCTGCGGCGGCCCAGCCACGAGGTCTTCCCCCGCTGGCTGGAAGAGCTGCGCAAACAGGGTTTCACGCCCCTGCTGCGCCACGCCCAGGACGAGGGCTCCGGCGAGGTGGCCCTCCACATCCTGCCGGGCGTGCCCCCCCAGGCCCATCCCCGGCCCTGGATCAACGTGGCCCTCTTCGTGGCCACCCTGATCAGCACCCTGTTCGTGGGTTCCCTCTACGGCGACACAGGCGTGCAGGCAGACACCATCTGGGAACTCTTCCTCCCCCGTAACCTGCTCCTGGGCTGGCCCTTCGCCCTGACCCTGCTGGGCATTTTGACCGCCCACGAGTTTGGCCACTACTTCGCCGCCCGCTATCACAAGGTGGCGGTCACCCTGCCCTACTTCATCCCCATGCCCTTCGGCTTCGGCACCCTGGGCGCCTTCATCCAGCTCAAGGAGCCGGTGCCGGACCGCCGCAAGCTCTTCGATATCGCAGTAGCCGGCCCCCTGGCCGGACTGGTGCTGGCCGTGCCTTTGCTCTTCATCGGCCTGGCCACCAGCCCGGTGGAGGTACCGCCGCCCTCTCCCTTCGCCGTGGTGGAGGGCAACAGCCTGCTCTACTACTACGCCAAGTTGGTCGTCTTCGGCAAGGTGCTGCCCAACCCCATCACCGGCGAAGACGTGCTCATGAACCAGGTCACCTTCGCCGCCTGGATCGGGCTGCTGGTGACCGCCTTGAACCTGCTGCCCGTGGGGCAGTTGGACGGCGGCCACACCGTCTACGCCCTCTTCGGCCGATCGGCCCGCTACATCAACCTGGCCACCACCGGCGTCATGGCCCTCCTGGCCATCGCCGGGCTGGAGCCCCTTCAGCAGCTTTACCCGCCCCTGCGATCCATCGGCTTCACCGGCTGGTTCTTCTGGCTGATCTTGATCTTCGCCCTGATCGGCCCCTTCCACCCGCCGGCGTTGGACGACGTCACCCGGCTAGATCCCAACCGGCGGCTGGTCGGCTACCTGGTCATTTTCATTTTCATCATCACCTTTGTGCCTGTCCCCTTGCGGACTATGCTTTAA
- a CDS encoding M16 family metallopeptidase has translation MAPETRLKTTLDNGLQVILQESHVAPVASFWIYYRVGSRNELPGTTGISHWVEHMLFKGTEQFPRGEFDRAVARAGGLFNGMTTQDWTTYFETFPADRIELALQVESDRMANAVFEPGEVESERTVILSEREGSENSYFYLLSEEVQAAAFQVHSYHHPIIGWKSDLQSLTREDLYRHYRTYYTPNNAVAVAVGDFDREQMLARIADFFGAIPRGPAVPPMRLVEPEQRAERRVVLRGRDRTGYLLLCFHAPAATHPDFFPLMVMDAVLGGAKGMGMLGGNANNRSNRLYQALVDRDLAVAVGSSYRPTVDPNLFSFYATLAPGVHHQQVEDALWAEIVRIQEQGVEAPELEKAIKQTRAQFVYSSESVTYQAYWLGFSEMVASIDWLDGWLDQLSAVTAADVQRVARQYFAPHRQTVGWYVPDDGSDAS, from the coding sequence ATGGCGCCTGAAACCCGCCTGAAGACGACCCTGGACAACGGGCTCCAGGTCATCCTGCAGGAGAGCCACGTGGCGCCGGTGGCCAGCTTCTGGATCTACTACCGGGTGGGCAGCCGCAACGAGCTCCCCGGCACCACCGGCATCAGCCACTGGGTGGAACACATGCTCTTCAAGGGCACAGAGCAGTTCCCCCGGGGCGAATTCGACCGGGCCGTGGCCCGGGCCGGCGGGCTCTTCAACGGCATGACCACCCAGGACTGGACCACCTACTTTGAAACCTTCCCGGCCGACCGCATCGAGCTGGCCCTGCAGGTGGAAAGCGACCGCATGGCCAACGCGGTCTTCGAACCAGGGGAGGTGGAGTCCGAGCGCACGGTCATCCTCAGCGAGCGGGAAGGGAGCGAGAACAGCTACTTCTACCTGCTCAGCGAGGAGGTCCAGGCCGCGGCCTTCCAGGTCCACAGCTACCACCACCCCATCATCGGCTGGAAGAGCGACCTCCAGAGCCTCACCCGGGAGGATCTCTACCGCCACTACCGCACCTACTACACGCCCAACAACGCGGTGGCCGTGGCCGTGGGCGACTTCGACCGGGAGCAAATGCTGGCCCGCATCGCCGACTTCTTCGGCGCCATCCCCCGGGGGCCGGCCGTGCCGCCCATGCGCCTGGTGGAGCCCGAGCAGCGGGCCGAACGCCGGGTCGTCCTGCGGGGCAGGGACCGGACGGGCTACCTGCTCCTCTGCTTCCACGCCCCGGCGGCCACCCATCCCGACTTCTTCCCCCTCATGGTGATGGATGCGGTGCTGGGCGGCGCCAAGGGCATGGGCATGTTGGGCGGCAACGCCAACAACCGCAGCAACCGCCTCTACCAGGCCCTGGTGGACCGGGACCTGGCCGTGGCCGTGGGCAGCAGCTATCGCCCCACGGTGGATCCCAACCTCTTCAGCTTCTACGCCACCCTGGCGCCCGGCGTCCACCACCAACAGGTGGAGGATGCCCTCTGGGCCGAAATCGTCCGCATCCAGGAGCAGGGCGTGGAGGCCCCCGAGCTGGAGAAGGCCATCAAGCAGACCCGGGCCCAGTTCGTCTACAGCAGCGAAAGTGTCACCTACCAGGCCTACTGGCTGGGCTTTAGCGAAATGGTGGCCAGCATCGACTGGCTGGACGGCTGGCTGGATCAACTGAGCGCTGTCACCGCGGCCGACGTGCAGCGGGTGGCCCGCCAATACTTCGCCCCCCACCGCCAGACGGTGGGCTGGTACGTGCCAGACGACGGGAGCGATGCCTCATGA
- a CDS encoding bifunctional homocysteine S-methyltransferase/methylenetetrahydrofolate reductase has translation MLNPFLQKLMEQPLLGDGAMGTMLYARGASSEQCLEQLVVDRPGWVTGIHQAYASAGADVITTHTFGANRFRLAKHGLEDKVREFNFRAVRLVRDVREVTGRALFIAGNVGPLGRRLDLDNPQERAEAEEAFKEQIGVLWEAGADLLLFETFSDVAELELAVQVARALCDLPIVAEMTFAEDGLTPAGQSPELISQRLHAAGAHVIGVNCSVGPSHVLGTLAAMRQTVPDALLSAMPNAGFPRRINGRLYYPSSPEYFAQQVPQLIQQGAQLIGGCCGTTPIHIRAMREALDAYLAGRNPRPPAQLRGGDRPAPPEVDMGLAADLDTDRDDQPTLLLRKLRAGKFVISVEVDPPRAFTAEKQIEGARYAKSVGADAVNVADSPMARVRMAALSLCAQIQQQVEIETIVHFTTRDRSLMGLQADLIGAHALGIRNILALTGDPPNLGDNRESTPVYDVDSIGLVRIINAFNQGVDISGREMGKRAQFTIAVACDPTRPNLSEEVDRFHQKVSGGAHFTMTQPIYDPQLWLNFLRLYEERYGEFPVPVLIGVLPLQSHRHASFLHNEVPGITLSEEALERMRKAGANGRQEGVKMAQELLAQLKELPHVQGVYLMPSFGRYELACQVLEVLSPEERSGPLSPA, from the coding sequence ATGCTCAATCCGTTTTTGCAGAAACTCATGGAACAGCCCCTGCTGGGCGACGGTGCCATGGGCACCATGCTCTACGCCCGCGGGGCCAGCAGCGAACAGTGTCTGGAACAGCTGGTGGTGGACCGACCCGGGTGGGTCACCGGGATTCACCAGGCCTACGCGTCGGCCGGCGCCGACGTGATCACCACCCATACCTTCGGCGCCAACCGCTTCCGCCTGGCCAAACATGGCCTGGAAGACAAGGTGCGGGAGTTCAACTTCCGGGCCGTGCGCCTGGTCCGGGATGTGCGGGAGGTCACCGGCCGGGCCCTCTTCATCGCCGGCAATGTGGGCCCCCTGGGACGCCGCCTGGACCTGGACAATCCCCAGGAGCGGGCCGAGGCGGAGGAAGCGTTCAAAGAACAGATCGGCGTCCTCTGGGAGGCTGGAGCCGACCTGCTGTTGTTCGAAACCTTTTCCGACGTGGCCGAGCTGGAGCTGGCCGTCCAGGTGGCCCGGGCCCTCTGCGATTTGCCCATCGTGGCGGAGATGACCTTTGCCGAGGATGGCCTCACCCCGGCCGGCCAGAGCCCGGAGCTGATCAGCCAGCGGCTACACGCGGCCGGCGCCCACGTCATCGGCGTCAACTGCTCGGTGGGGCCGTCCCACGTGCTGGGGACCCTGGCCGCCATGCGCCAGACCGTGCCCGACGCCCTCCTGAGCGCCATGCCCAACGCCGGCTTTCCCCGGCGCATCAACGGCCGGCTCTATTACCCCTCCAGCCCCGAGTACTTCGCCCAACAGGTGCCCCAGCTCATCCAGCAGGGCGCCCAGCTCATCGGCGGCTGCTGTGGCACCACCCCCATCCACATCCGGGCCATGCGGGAAGCCCTGGACGCCTACCTGGCGGGCCGCAACCCCCGGCCTCCGGCCCAGCTCCGCGGGGGAGATCGCCCGGCTCCGCCTGAGGTGGACATGGGCCTGGCAGCGGACCTGGACACGGACCGGGACGACCAGCCCACGCTTCTACTGCGCAAGCTGCGGGCCGGCAAGTTCGTCATCAGCGTGGAGGTGGATCCGCCCCGGGCCTTCACCGCGGAGAAGCAGATCGAAGGGGCGCGCTATGCGAAGTCTGTGGGGGCCGACGCGGTCAATGTGGCCGACAGTCCCATGGCCCGGGTGCGCATGGCCGCGCTCTCCCTCTGTGCCCAGATCCAGCAGCAGGTGGAGATCGAGACCATCGTCCACTTCACCACCCGGGACCGCTCCCTCATGGGCCTCCAGGCGGACCTGATCGGCGCCCACGCCCTGGGCATCCGCAACATCCTGGCCCTGACGGGCGACCCGCCCAACCTGGGCGATAACCGGGAGAGCACGCCGGTCTACGACGTGGACAGCATCGGGCTGGTGCGCATCATCAACGCCTTCAACCAGGGGGTGGACATCTCCGGCCGGGAGATGGGCAAGCGGGCCCAATTCACCATCGCCGTGGCCTGCGACCCGACCCGCCCCAACCTGAGCGAAGAGGTGGACCGCTTCCACCAGAAGGTGAGCGGCGGCGCCCACTTCACCATGACCCAGCCCATCTACGATCCTCAGCTCTGGCTCAACTTCCTGCGCCTGTACGAGGAGCGCTACGGGGAATTTCCGGTGCCGGTGCTCATCGGCGTGTTGCCGCTCCAGAGCCACCGCCACGCCAGTTTCCTCCACAACGAGGTGCCCGGCATCACCCTGAGCGAGGAGGCGCTGGAACGGATGCGCAAGGCCGGCGCCAACGGCCGGCAGGAAGGGGTGAAGATGGCCCAGGAGCTGCTGGCCCAGCTCAAAGAGCTGCCCCACGTCCAGGGGGTCTATCTCATGCCCAGCTTTGGCCGCTACGAGCTGGCCTGCCAGGTGCTGGAGGTCCTTTCCCCCGAGGAGCGCAGCGGTCCCCTCTCCCCCGCATGA
- the glyS gene encoding glycine--tRNA ligase subunit beta, whose translation MSKRPTMQDVIMRLHEYWAAHGCLIWHPYSEKVGAGTMNPATVLRVLGPEPWNVAYVEPSFRADDGRYAENPNRMQMHNQYQVILKPDPGNPQELYLGSLEAIGLDRTRHDIRFVEDNWESPALGAWGLGWEVWLDGQEITQFTYFQQAGSLPLDPVSVEITYGLDRIVMYLQNKTDVWSIDVDDRHTYGELYRTPEIEHCIYNFELADVERLKTLFDIYQAEAQACIQRGLVIPAHDYVLRQSHTFNLLDARGAIGVTERAKFFAAMRSQARAIAELYVQQREQEEFPWLRENGQASRPTAPAAAPQDEAPAPTGPADFVLELGSEELPPHDVVDGIQQIQERLPDLLRRYRLDYHDLYVTGTPRRLVARVRGLAPRQQDELIEKRGPSVDRAFDDAGRPTRAAQGFARGQEVAVEDLEVRDGYVYAVRRVAGQPTLSVLPELCQELLDSLRWSKAMRWNSSGISYPRPLRWIVALYGQAVVPFTWAGVTSGRVSRAPRFVDAAARLQPGEFVTFSVADSAGYFDAVAQQGVVLDREERRQRIAHLVQETAASVGGVTPDDPDLLDEVTDLVEAPVAVLGHFDEASLELPEPVLISVMKKHQRYFPVVQASDAAGTTHLLPYFITIANSSHLAHPDVVRAGNEGVIRARYADAAYFYRQDTAQPLEHFTPRLATLTFHEKLGSMLDKVERLKALAPQIARQLGADEEQVETVRRAAALSKSDLVTAMVVEMTSLQGIMGEIYALRSGEPPAVAQAIREHYLPRFAGDENPASLPGLALSLADKLDSLAGLFAVGAVPTGSADPFGLRRAALGVVNNLLAAGQDFSIRQALEAAAALQPVEVSPEALAEVAQFVERRLQGILLEEGYAHDVVEAVLAVRGDNPTAARRACAALQALVEQPWWEETFVAYARCARITRNLEEQLPLNPDAYVEPVEHELHTAYLAAATALAEAPEPATVLGEQLRALRDPINAYFDRVLVNAEDETLRRARLALVQHIAALPQDVADLSKLQGF comes from the coding sequence ATGTCCAAACGTCCCACCATGCAAGACGTGATCATGCGGCTCCACGAATATTGGGCGGCCCACGGCTGCCTCATCTGGCACCCGTACAGCGAAAAAGTGGGCGCCGGCACCATGAACCCCGCCACGGTGCTCCGGGTGTTGGGGCCGGAGCCCTGGAACGTGGCCTACGTGGAGCCTTCCTTCCGGGCCGATGACGGCCGCTACGCGGAAAACCCCAACCGCATGCAGATGCACAACCAGTACCAGGTCATCCTCAAGCCCGACCCGGGCAACCCCCAGGAGCTCTACCTGGGCAGCCTGGAGGCCATCGGCCTGGACCGCACCCGCCACGACATCCGCTTCGTGGAGGACAACTGGGAGTCGCCCGCGCTGGGCGCCTGGGGCCTGGGCTGGGAAGTCTGGCTGGACGGCCAGGAGATCACCCAGTTCACCTACTTCCAGCAGGCGGGCAGCCTGCCCCTGGACCCCGTTAGCGTGGAGATCACCTACGGCCTGGACCGCATCGTCATGTACCTCCAGAACAAGACCGACGTCTGGTCCATCGACGTGGATGACCGCCACACCTACGGCGAGCTCTACCGCACGCCGGAAATCGAACACTGCATCTACAACTTCGAGCTGGCCGACGTGGAGCGGCTCAAGACCCTCTTCGACATCTACCAGGCCGAGGCCCAGGCCTGCATCCAGCGGGGGCTGGTCATCCCCGCCCACGACTACGTCCTGCGCCAGAGCCACACCTTCAACCTGCTGGACGCCCGGGGTGCCATCGGCGTTACCGAACGGGCCAAGTTTTTCGCCGCCATGCGCAGCCAGGCCCGGGCCATCGCCGAGCTCTACGTCCAGCAGCGGGAACAGGAAGAGTTCCCCTGGCTGCGGGAGAACGGCCAGGCCAGCCGCCCCACCGCCCCCGCAGCCGCGCCCCAGGACGAAGCGCCCGCGCCCACGGGGCCGGCCGACTTCGTGTTGGAGCTGGGCTCCGAAGAGCTGCCCCCCCACGACGTGGTGGACGGCATTCAGCAGATCCAGGAGCGGCTGCCGGACCTCCTCCGACGCTATCGCCTGGACTACCATGACCTCTACGTCACCGGGACCCCCCGGCGCCTGGTGGCCCGGGTGCGGGGCCTGGCGCCACGCCAGCAGGACGAGCTCATCGAAAAGCGGGGGCCTTCCGTGGACCGGGCCTTCGACGACGCCGGCCGGCCCACCCGGGCCGCCCAGGGCTTTGCCCGGGGCCAGGAGGTCGCCGTGGAGGACCTGGAAGTGCGGGACGGCTACGTCTACGCGGTGCGGCGGGTGGCCGGCCAGCCCACCCTGAGCGTCCTGCCCGAGCTCTGCCAGGAGCTGCTGGACAGCCTGCGCTGGTCCAAGGCCATGCGCTGGAACAGCAGCGGCATCTCCTACCCCCGTCCCCTGCGCTGGATCGTGGCCCTCTACGGCCAGGCGGTGGTGCCCTTCACCTGGGCCGGCGTGACCAGCGGCCGGGTCAGCCGGGCCCCCCGCTTTGTGGACGCCGCAGCCAGGCTCCAGCCGGGCGAATTCGTCACCTTCTCTGTGGCCGACAGCGCGGGCTACTTCGACGCAGTGGCCCAACAGGGCGTGGTGCTGGACCGGGAAGAACGGCGGCAACGCATCGCCCACCTGGTCCAGGAAACGGCCGCCAGCGTGGGGGGCGTCACCCCGGACGACCCCGACCTGCTGGACGAGGTGACCGACCTGGTGGAGGCCCCCGTGGCCGTCCTGGGCCACTTCGACGAGGCTTCCCTGGAGCTGCCAGAGCCTGTGCTCATCAGCGTGATGAAGAAACATCAGCGCTACTTCCCGGTGGTGCAGGCGTCGGACGCCGCAGGCACCACCCACCTGCTCCCCTACTTCATCACCATCGCCAACAGCAGCCACCTGGCCCACCCGGACGTGGTGCGGGCCGGCAACGAAGGGGTGATCCGGGCCCGCTACGCGGACGCGGCCTACTTCTACCGCCAGGACACGGCCCAGCCCCTGGAGCACTTCACCCCCCGGCTGGCCACCCTCACCTTCCACGAAAAGCTGGGCTCCATGCTGGACAAGGTGGAGCGGCTCAAGGCCCTGGCGCCCCAGATCGCCCGGCAGTTGGGTGCCGACGAAGAGCAAGTGGAGACGGTGCGCCGGGCCGCCGCGCTCAGCAAGTCCGACCTGGTGACCGCCATGGTGGTGGAGATGACCAGCCTGCAGGGGATCATGGGCGAGATCTACGCCCTGCGCAGCGGCGAGCCGCCCGCAGTGGCCCAGGCCATCCGGGAGCATTACCTGCCCCGCTTTGCCGGGGATGAGAACCCCGCCTCCCTTCCCGGCCTGGCCCTGAGCCTGGCCGACAAGCTGGACAGCCTGGCCGGTCTCTTCGCCGTGGGTGCCGTGCCCACCGGCAGCGCGGATCCCTTCGGCCTGCGTCGTGCTGCCCTGGGCGTGGTCAACAACCTCCTGGCCGCCGGGCAGGACTTCAGCATCCGCCAGGCGCTGGAAGCCGCGGCCGCGCTCCAGCCGGTGGAAGTCTCGCCGGAGGCCCTGGCCGAGGTGGCCCAGTTCGTGGAGCGGCGGCTGCAGGGCATCCTCCTGGAGGAGGGCTATGCCCACGACGTGGTGGAGGCGGTCCTGGCCGTGCGGGGGGACAACCCCACCGCGGCCCGGCGGGCCTGCGCGGCGCTCCAGGCGCTGGTGGAGCAGCCCTGGTGGGAGGAGACCTTCGTGGCCTACGCCCGCTGCGCCCGCATCACCCGCAACCTGGAAGAGCAGCTGCCCCTGAACCCGGACGCCTACGTGGAGCCGGTGGAGCACGAGCTGCACACCGCGTACCTGGCGGCGGCCACAGCCCTGGCCGAAGCGCCCGAGCCGGCCACCGTCCTGGGCGAGCAACTGCGGGCCCTGCGGGACCCCATCAACGCCTACTTCGACCGGGTCCTGGTCAACGCCGAGGACGAGACCCTGCGCCGGGCCCGGCTGGCCCTGGTCCAGCACATCGCCGCCCTGCCCCAGGACGTGGCGGATCTGAGCAAGTTGCAGGGCTTCTAG
- a CDS encoding type I restriction-modification system subunit M: protein MTTSTNGANLGFENQLWAAADKLRGHMDASEYKHVVLGLIFLKYISDAFEAKYQELEALRETEYTDPEDRDEYLAANIFWVPPEARWQVLQANAKQPTIGQLIDDAMDAIERENPRLRGVLPKNYGRPTLDKRRLGELIDIIGSIGLGDEAARSRDILGRVYEYFLGKFAAAEGKGGGEFYTPQSVVKLLVAMIEPYRGRVFDPCCGSGGMFVQSERFVEEHGGRLGDIALYGQESNPTTWRLAMMNLAIRGLDANLGGQPADSFHNDLHKDLRADYILANPPFNMSDWGGERLREDARWVYGVPPANNANYAWIQHFLYHLAPNGVAGFVMANGSMSSNTSSEGAIRKAIIEADLVDCMIALPGQLFYTTQIPVCLWFLRRRKSRPGETLFIDARKMGHLIDRTHRELSDEEIARIAGTYHAWRRGEGENAKAQGRKGATEENPGDLASSRPGVEKENARAQGREGARAQGREGAKGEEGLGDLATLRHCVEFYEDIPGFCKSATLEEIREHGYVLTPGRYVGAAAVEDDGVPFEEKMAELTAELYEQFEEAKALEAAIRRNLEVLGYGT, encoded by the coding sequence ATGACCACATCCACCAACGGCGCCAACCTGGGCTTTGAAAACCAACTCTGGGCCGCAGCCGACAAACTGCGGGGCCACATGGACGCGTCCGAATACAAGCACGTGGTCCTGGGCCTCATCTTCCTCAAGTACATCTCTGACGCCTTCGAGGCCAAGTACCAGGAACTGGAGGCCCTGCGGGAAACTGAGTACACCGACCCGGAGGACCGGGACGAGTACCTGGCTGCCAACATCTTCTGGGTGCCGCCGGAAGCCCGCTGGCAGGTGCTCCAGGCCAACGCCAAACAGCCCACCATCGGCCAGCTCATCGACGACGCCATGGACGCCATCGAGCGGGAGAACCCCCGGCTGAGGGGCGTACTGCCCAAGAACTACGGCCGTCCCACCCTGGACAAGCGCCGCCTGGGCGAGCTGATCGACATCATCGGCAGCATTGGCCTGGGCGATGAGGCGGCCCGCTCCAGGGACATCCTGGGCCGGGTCTACGAGTACTTCCTGGGCAAGTTTGCGGCCGCCGAGGGCAAGGGCGGCGGCGAGTTCTACACGCCCCAGAGCGTGGTCAAGCTGCTGGTGGCCATGATCGAGCCCTACCGGGGCCGGGTCTTCGACCCCTGCTGCGGCTCCGGCGGCATGTTCGTCCAGAGCGAGCGCTTCGTGGAGGAGCACGGCGGACGGCTGGGAGACATCGCCCTCTACGGCCAGGAGTCCAACCCCACCACCTGGCGGCTGGCCATGATGAACCTGGCCATCCGAGGCCTGGATGCCAACCTGGGCGGCCAGCCGGCGGACAGCTTCCACAACGACCTGCACAAGGACCTGCGGGCTGACTACATCCTGGCCAATCCCCCCTTCAACATGAGCGACTGGGGCGGCGAGCGCCTGCGGGAGGACGCCCGCTGGGTCTACGGCGTCCCCCCGGCCAACAACGCCAACTACGCCTGGATCCAGCACTTCCTCTACCACCTGGCCCCCAACGGCGTGGCCGGCTTCGTCATGGCCAACGGTTCCATGAGCAGCAACACCAGCAGCGAGGGGGCCATCCGCAAGGCCATCATCGAGGCCGATCTGGTGGACTGCATGATCGCCCTGCCCGGCCAGCTCTTCTACACCACCCAGATCCCCGTCTGCCTCTGGTTCCTGCGCCGCCGCAAATCCCGCCCCGGCGAGACCCTCTTCATCGACGCCCGCAAGATGGGCCACCTCATCGACCGCACCCACCGGGAGCTGTCGGACGAGGAGATCGCCCGCATCGCCGGGACGTACCACGCCTGGCGAAGGGGAGAGGGAGAAAACGCAAAGGCGCAAGGGCGCAAGGGCGCAACGGAAGAGAATCCTGGCGACCTGGCGTCTTCGCGTCCTGGCGTTGAAAAAGAGAACGCAAGGGCGCAAGGACGCGAGGGCGCGAGGGCGCAAGGGCGCGAAGGCGCAAAGGGGGAAGAAGGGCTTGGCGACTTGGCGACTTTGCGTCATTGCGTTGAGTTTTATGAAGACATCCCCGGTTTCTGCAAATCGGCCACCCTCGAGGAGATCCGGGAGCACGGCTACGTGCTGACGCCGGGCCGCTACGTGGGCGCGGCTGCGGTGGAGGACGACGGCGTGCCCTTCGAGGAGAAGATGGCCGAGCTCACCGCGGAGCTGTACGAGCAGTTCGAGGAGGCCAAAGCCCTGGAGGCCGCCATCCGCCGCAACCTGGAGGTGCTGGGCTATGGGACGTAG
- the acpS gene encoding holo-ACP synthase: MLRTGVDMMEIERLRQAVDRHGARFLQRVFTPGELADCGPRMESLAGRFAAKEAVAKALGTGIWRAGIQWTDIEVRRDEATGAPQLLLHGAAARRAQELGLREWSLSLSHDRERVIALVVALG; the protein is encoded by the coding sequence ATGTTGCGCACAGGGGTGGATATGATGGAGATCGAACGCCTGCGTCAGGCCGTGGACCGCCACGGCGCGCGCTTCCTGCAGCGGGTCTTCACGCCGGGCGAACTGGCCGACTGCGGCCCGCGCATGGAGTCCCTGGCCGGGCGCTTTGCGGCCAAGGAAGCCGTGGCCAAGGCCCTGGGCACCGGCATCTGGCGGGCCGGCATCCAGTGGACGGACATCGAGGTGCGCCGGGATGAGGCCACCGGCGCACCCCAACTGCTGCTCCACGGCGCAGCCGCCCGGCGGGCCCAGGAGTTGGGCCTGCGGGAGTGGAGCCTCAGCCTCAGCCACGACCGGGAGCGGGTCATCGCGCTGGTGGTGGCCCTGGGCTGA
- a CDS encoding M16 family metallopeptidase: MSQSIPNPENVARFVLDNGLVVLVRENPSAPVAVLEGYLPAGAIHDPADKVGLCSFVAAMVTRGSAHYDYATFNETIEAIGANLTVAADTHVTSFNITSLSEDFPTMVQVLADVLRRPTFPQEHVERVRRQKLVRIQERDQDTQSVAILRFYEAIYGDHPYGRSVSGYTETVSAIRREDLEAFHQARYTPQGAILAVSGHVQAGAVLDLLAQHLGDWQGPAPAQDVPPPPPRESAQRLDYPMPGKYQADIIVGCQAVSRQHPDYYAVRVANTVLGQFGMMGRLGEEIREEQGLAYYAYSTLDAERAGGVWLASAGVNPANVERAVAAIEEQFRRLAEEPVGEDELADSQAYMTGVLPLTLETNEGVASTLLNMEWYGLGLDYLLRYNDLIYGVTPEDVQRVARLYLRPDRAVTVVAGPPGDG, translated from the coding sequence ATGAGCCAATCTATCCCCAACCCTGAAAATGTGGCCCGCTTCGTCCTGGACAACGGCCTGGTGGTCCTGGTGCGGGAGAACCCCTCGGCGCCGGTGGCCGTCCTGGAAGGCTACCTGCCGGCCGGCGCCATCCACGACCCGGCCGACAAGGTGGGCCTCTGCAGCTTCGTGGCCGCCATGGTGACCCGGGGCTCCGCCCACTACGACTACGCCACCTTCAACGAGACCATCGAGGCCATCGGCGCCAATCTCACCGTGGCCGCCGACACCCACGTCACCAGCTTCAACATCACCAGCCTCAGCGAGGACTTCCCCACCATGGTCCAGGTGCTGGCGGACGTGCTCCGGCGCCCCACCTTCCCCCAGGAGCACGTGGAGCGGGTCCGCCGCCAGAAGCTGGTGCGCATCCAGGAGCGGGACCAGGACACCCAGTCCGTGGCCATCCTGCGCTTCTACGAGGCCATCTACGGCGATCACCCCTACGGCCGCTCCGTCAGCGGTTACACCGAGACGGTCAGCGCCATCCGCCGGGAGGATCTGGAAGCCTTTCACCAGGCTCGCTACACCCCCCAGGGCGCCATCCTGGCCGTGAGCGGCCACGTCCAGGCCGGGGCGGTGCTGGACTTGCTGGCCCAACACCTGGGCGACTGGCAGGGGCCGGCGCCGGCCCAGGACGTGCCCCCGCCGCCTCCCCGAGAGTCAGCCCAGCGGCTGGACTATCCCATGCCCGGCAAATACCAGGCGGACATCATCGTGGGCTGCCAGGCCGTCTCCCGGCAGCATCCGGACTACTACGCGGTGCGGGTGGCCAACACCGTGCTGGGCCAGTTCGGCATGATGGGGCGGCTGGGTGAGGAGATCCGGGAGGAGCAGGGGCTGGCCTACTACGCCTACAGCACCCTGGACGCGGAGCGGGCCGGGGGCGTCTGGCTGGCCTCTGCCGGCGTCAATCCGGCCAACGTGGAGCGGGCCGTGGCCGCCATCGAGGAGCAGTTCCGTCGCCTGGCGGAGGAGCCCGTGGGGGAAGACGAACTGGCCGACAGCCAGGCGTACATGACCGGCGTGCTGCCCCTGACCCTGGAAACCAACGAGGGCGTGGCCAGCACCCTGCTCAACATGGAGTGGTACGGCCTGGGCCTGGACTACCTGCTCCGCTACAACGACCTCATCTACGGCGTGACCCCGGAAGACGTGCAGCGGGTGGCCCGCCTCTATCTGCGGCCCGACCGCGCCGTGACCGTGGTGGCCGGCCCGCCGGGCGACGGGTAG